Proteins encoded within one genomic window of Rhizobium acidisoli:
- a CDS encoding ABC transporter ATP-binding protein, whose translation MAPHPGKLKPEANAVHVRNLVRRFSAKTILDGIDLDIVEGEFVALLGRSGSGKSTFLRALAGLDHGVEGSGTLETPERLSVVFQDARLLPWRSVIQNVTLGLPGASGQEGGRKALAEVGLEGRETAWPNQLSGGEQQRVALARSLVREPALLLADEPFGALDALTRLKMHDLLRELCARHRPAVLLVTHDVDEAISLADRILVLDEGRLIEDLWIDLPTPRDHGDPRFAEFRSHLLGRLGVDVPGRKAA comes from the coding sequence ATGGCGCCGCACCCTGGCAAACTGAAGCCCGAAGCCAACGCCGTCCATGTCCGAAACCTCGTCCGCCGATTTTCGGCAAAGACGATTCTCGACGGCATCGACCTCGATATAGTGGAGGGCGAATTCGTTGCCCTGCTCGGCCGCAGCGGCTCCGGCAAAAGCACGTTCCTGCGCGCCCTCGCCGGCCTCGATCACGGTGTTGAGGGAAGCGGCACCCTTGAGACGCCGGAAAGGCTTTCGGTGGTTTTCCAGGATGCCCGGCTGCTGCCATGGCGCAGCGTCATCCAGAACGTCACGCTCGGCCTGCCCGGCGCCTCCGGCCAGGAAGGCGGCAGGAAGGCTTTGGCGGAGGTAGGACTTGAAGGGCGGGAAACCGCGTGGCCGAACCAGCTTTCCGGCGGCGAACAGCAGAGAGTCGCCCTTGCCCGCTCCCTGGTGCGCGAACCGGCTTTGCTTCTCGCCGATGAACCCTTCGGCGCGCTCGACGCGCTGACCCGGCTGAAAATGCACGACTTGCTGCGGGAATTGTGCGCACGGCACCGTCCTGCCGTGCTGCTCGTTACCCACGACGTCGACGAGGCGATTTCGCTGGCCGACCGGATACTGGTCCTCGACGAAGGCCGGCTGATCGAGGATCTCTGGATCGATCTGCCGACGCCGCGCGATCATGGCGATCCGCGCTTTGCAGAGTTCCGAAGCCATCTTCTCGGCCGGCTCGGGGTCGACGTCCCGGGCCGCAAGGCAGCGTGA